The following are from one region of the Rosistilla carotiformis genome:
- a CDS encoding SDR family oxidoreductase, with protein MTEKKIAIVTGAGSGIGRHVAIALMENGYHVVLAGRNRETLDETAGLGPEGSASVIPCDVSDADSVGSLFAETVERLGRLDLLFNNAGINAPSVPMDELTIDQWQQVVDVNLTGVFLCTREAFRVMKKQTPQGGRIINNGSISAHVPRPQSIAYTATKHAVAGITKSTALDGRPHNIACGQIDIGNAATEMTRRMEQGVPQADGSLKAEPTMDVREIGRAVLYMASLPLDANVLNMTVMASAMPYVGRG; from the coding sequence ATGACAGAGAAAAAGATCGCGATCGTGACGGGAGCCGGTTCGGGGATCGGACGCCACGTCGCCATCGCTTTGATGGAAAACGGATACCACGTCGTTCTGGCGGGACGCAATCGCGAGACGCTCGACGAGACAGCGGGCTTGGGGCCCGAAGGATCTGCGTCGGTCATCCCGTGCGATGTGTCCGACGCCGATTCGGTCGGCAGTCTGTTCGCCGAAACGGTCGAGCGACTGGGGCGATTAGATCTGTTGTTCAACAACGCCGGCATCAACGCTCCGAGTGTGCCGATGGATGAATTGACGATCGATCAATGGCAGCAGGTGGTCGACGTGAATCTGACAGGCGTGTTCTTGTGCACTCGGGAAGCGTTTCGCGTGATGAAAAAACAGACGCCTCAAGGAGGCCGGATCATCAACAACGGATCGATCTCGGCTCACGTTCCCCGTCCGCAATCGATCGCTTACACCGCGACAAAACATGCGGTGGCGGGGATCACGAAATCGACGGCCCTCGACGGCCGGCCGCACAACATCGCCTGTGGCCAGATCGATATCGGCAACGCGGCGACGGAGATGACACGCCGGATGGAACAGGGCGTTCCGCAAGCCGACGGAAGCCTGAAGGCCGAACCGACGATGGACGTCCGCGAGATCGGCCGAGCGGTCCTCTATATGGCCAGCCTTCCGCTGGACGCCAACGTCCTGAACATGACCGTCATGGCGTCGGCGATGCCGTACGTCGGCAGGGGCTAG
- a CDS encoding preprotein translocase subunit SecA, giving the protein MFSPLAQPLIALDRSEVQRQLSRADEAIRAELGFGLRANQFQVSEKLLTRTITELATGEGKTVAAVPAISLLARHSDGVLVCTANDYLAQRDANLLSPVFQRLGLSCGVVAAGVSGDERSAAYRCDITYGTIREFGFDYLRDCLTQRQQPEADLLQRPPQTLLVDEADNLLIDEATSPLIISGSQAGAGPATEAAYRWAADASPALEATRDFCVMPDTGLVALTAAGRARVYRQAMPPAMNPLAMTDVLHAIERAIYVNVHFHRDKHYLVRDGKIVIVDEYTGRTADGRSWSGGVQQAIEAREQLTLTNETRPIAQVTVQDFVQRFPKLSGMTGTAIESRREFQTVYGLQVAQVASHSPSQRQTLPEIVCRNQMEKWDAVADETQQMLRAGRAVLVGTRTVEQSQRLADRLRRDGIESEVLNATNPEREAEIIAAAGQAGRVTVATNMAGRGTDIRLADSVCDAGGLHVIGTELHSAARIDRQLAGRSGRCGDPGSYRQFMAADDEILHAAFGAARAAAIADQAASANMNANLFRKAQKLVQARGVEDRSALAARNQHLATMYRSLGLDPVLDRFADTSPELENA; this is encoded by the coding sequence GTGTTCTCTCCGTTGGCTCAGCCGTTGATCGCGCTCGACCGCAGCGAAGTGCAGCGCCAGTTGAGTCGAGCGGATGAGGCGATTCGGGCGGAGTTGGGATTTGGTTTGCGAGCCAACCAGTTCCAGGTCAGCGAAAAACTGCTGACCCGCACGATCACCGAACTTGCGACCGGCGAAGGGAAGACGGTGGCAGCGGTTCCGGCGATCTCGCTGTTGGCAAGACACAGCGATGGCGTGCTGGTCTGCACGGCGAACGACTATCTGGCCCAGCGCGATGCGAATCTGTTGAGTCCCGTTTTTCAGCGGCTAGGCCTTTCCTGCGGCGTCGTCGCCGCGGGCGTCAGCGGCGACGAACGTAGTGCCGCCTACCGCTGCGACATCACCTACGGCACGATCCGCGAATTCGGCTTCGACTACCTTCGCGACTGCCTGACCCAACGTCAGCAACCGGAGGCCGATCTGTTGCAGCGGCCTCCGCAAACGCTGTTGGTCGATGAAGCGGACAACTTGTTGATCGATGAAGCGACGTCGCCGTTGATCATCAGCGGATCGCAAGCCGGCGCGGGACCTGCCACGGAAGCTGCCTACCGCTGGGCCGCCGATGCATCTCCCGCCCTCGAAGCGACTCGCGATTTCTGCGTCATGCCCGACACTGGATTGGTTGCGTTGACAGCGGCAGGCCGCGCTCGAGTCTATCGGCAAGCGATGCCGCCGGCGATGAATCCGCTGGCGATGACCGACGTCTTGCATGCGATCGAACGTGCGATTTATGTAAACGTTCACTTCCACCGCGACAAGCACTACCTGGTTCGCGATGGAAAGATCGTGATCGTCGATGAATACACCGGTCGTACGGCGGACGGGCGTTCTTGGAGCGGCGGGGTGCAGCAGGCGATCGAAGCCCGCGAGCAGTTGACGCTGACCAATGAGACTCGGCCGATCGCCCAGGTGACGGTTCAGGACTTTGTCCAGCGGTTCCCCAAACTGAGTGGCATGACGGGAACGGCGATCGAATCGCGTCGCGAGTTCCAGACAGTCTATGGATTGCAGGTCGCACAAGTTGCCTCGCACTCTCCTTCGCAACGCCAGACACTGCCGGAGATCGTTTGCCGCAACCAAATGGAAAAGTGGGACGCCGTTGCCGACGAGACGCAGCAGATGTTGCGAGCCGGCCGAGCGGTGCTGGTTGGAACGCGAACGGTCGAGCAGTCGCAGCGATTGGCCGATCGGCTGCGACGCGATGGCATCGAATCGGAAGTACTCAATGCGACGAATCCCGAACGCGAAGCCGAGATCATCGCCGCGGCGGGGCAAGCCGGACGCGTGACCGTGGCGACTAACATGGCGGGGCGCGGAACCGACATCCGGCTGGCCGATTCGGTTTGCGACGCGGGTGGACTGCACGTGATCGGTACCGAATTGCACTCTGCCGCGCGGATCGATCGCCAATTGGCGGGTCGCAGCGGGCGCTGTGGCGATCCAGGATCGTACCGGCAGTTCATGGCGGCCGACGACGAAATTTTGCACGCTGCGTTCGGAGCGGCCCGGGCTGCGGCGATCGCCGATCAGGCGGCGTCTGCCAATATGAACGCAAACCTCTTTCGCAAAGCTCAGAAATTAGTCCAAGCTCGCGGCGTGGAAGATCGCAGCGCGTTGGCCGCTCGCAATCAACACCTGGCGACGATGTACCGATCGCTGGGACTCGATCCGGTCTTGGATCGGTTCGCCGACACTTCACCCGAATTGGAAAACGCGTGA
- a CDS encoding anti-sigma factor — MSERTDADLQAFLDESLPAAQMAEIEAELRDDTDLHQRLATLRGQQDAGMHGLGAIWRRHRVSCLSREELGQFLLGVMDDQAAEYVRFHVQRIGCRYCEANLEDLQGQQREAATQTATRRRKYFQTSVGHLKK; from the coding sequence ATGTCCGAACGAACCGATGCCGATTTGCAGGCCTTTCTCGATGAATCGCTCCCCGCAGCGCAGATGGCTGAAATCGAAGCCGAACTGCGAGACGACACCGATTTGCACCAACGCCTAGCCACACTCCGCGGCCAACAGGACGCGGGGATGCACGGCTTGGGAGCGATCTGGCGGCGGCACCGCGTCTCCTGTCTCAGCCGCGAGGAACTGGGGCAATTCCTGCTGGGAGTGATGGACGACCAGGCGGCGGAATATGTCCGCTTCCACGTCCAACGGATCGGTTGCCGGTATTGCGAAGCGAATCTAGAAGACCTGCAAGGGCAGCAGCGCGAAGCCGCCACGCAAACCGCCACCCGCCGCCGCAAATACTTTCAGACCAGCGTCGGCCATCTGAAAAAGTAG
- a CDS encoding class II fumarate hydratase — translation MSEYRVERDSMGEVQVPAEAYYGAQTQRAVENFPISGWRLPGPMIQAMGLVKFAAARANYDLGKLTGSGMNPLTEHDVECLSKACREIADGGLADQFPIDVFQTGSGTSSNMNVNEVISNRAIELAGGDRFAEKKTIHPNDHVNMGQSTNDTFPTAIHVAVGIEIKERLIPALQRLRDSLQEKATAWDQLIKIGRTHLMDATPLRLGQEIGGFVRQIDLSIGRAQSAIAAVCELPVGGTAVGTGINTHPEFGRRVSEILASETNIDFVEAENHFEANAQRDGLVECHGQLKCIAQTLFNVSNNIRWLGSGPRCGFFELKLPSRQPGSSIMPGKVNPVMCESMMQLNARVVGNDACITMSGATGGNFQLNIMMPVMAQTTLESIHLLSAGTEAFVDFCVAELEANPEACEAAVEQSLSMCTSLNPLIGYDMAAKLAKEAFATGKTIRELCREKGILPEETLTEALDPMSMTEPHE, via the coding sequence ATGAGTGAATATCGAGTCGAACGCGATTCCATGGGCGAAGTTCAGGTTCCTGCAGAGGCCTACTACGGCGCTCAAACCCAACGCGCCGTGGAGAACTTTCCGATCAGCGGCTGGCGTCTGCCCGGTCCGATGATTCAAGCGATGGGCTTGGTTAAATTCGCGGCCGCCCGCGCCAACTACGACCTCGGCAAACTGACCGGTTCGGGAATGAATCCGCTGACCGAACACGATGTCGAATGTCTGTCGAAGGCTTGCCGCGAAATTGCCGATGGCGGGTTGGCCGACCAGTTTCCGATCGACGTCTTCCAGACCGGATCGGGAACCAGCAGCAACATGAACGTCAACGAAGTCATCTCCAACCGAGCGATCGAATTGGCCGGTGGCGATCGGTTCGCCGAAAAGAAGACGATCCATCCGAACGATCACGTCAACATGGGGCAGAGCACCAACGACACCTTCCCGACCGCGATCCACGTCGCCGTGGGGATCGAGATCAAAGAGCGTTTGATTCCGGCGTTGCAGCGGCTGCGCGACAGCTTGCAAGAAAAGGCGACAGCTTGGGACCAGTTGATCAAGATCGGACGAACCCACTTGATGGACGCCACGCCACTGCGACTGGGACAAGAGATCGGTGGCTTTGTCCGCCAGATCGACCTCTCGATCGGCCGCGCCCAATCCGCGATCGCTGCGGTTTGCGAACTGCCAGTCGGCGGGACGGCTGTCGGCACCGGGATCAACACCCATCCCGAATTTGGCCGCCGCGTGTCGGAGATCCTGGCCAGCGAAACGAACATCGATTTCGTAGAAGCCGAAAACCACTTCGAAGCCAACGCCCAACGCGATGGTTTAGTCGAATGCCACGGACAACTGAAGTGCATCGCCCAGACGCTGTTCAACGTTTCGAACAACATCCGATGGTTGGGCAGCGGCCCTCGCTGCGGCTTCTTTGAATTGAAGCTGCCCAGCCGCCAGCCGGGCAGCTCGATCATGCCTGGCAAAGTCAATCCCGTGATGTGCGAAAGCATGATGCAGTTGAACGCCCGCGTCGTCGGCAACGACGCCTGCATCACGATGTCGGGAGCGACCGGCGGCAATTTCCAGCTGAACATCATGATGCCCGTAATGGCTCAAACGACGCTCGAGTCGATCCATCTGCTGTCCGCCGGAACCGAAGCGTTTGTCGATTTCTGCGTCGCGGAATTGGAAGCCAATCCCGAAGCGTGCGAAGCTGCCGTCGAACAGAGCCTTTCGATGTGCACCAGCCTGAACCCATTGATCGGTTACGACATGGCGGCCAAGTTGGCCAAAGAGGCGTTTGCGACCGGCAAGACGATTCGCGAACTGTGCCGCGAAAAGGGGATCCTTCCCGAAGAGACGCTGACCGAAGCGTTGGATCCGATGAGCATGACCGAACCGCACGAATAA
- a CDS encoding NfeD family protein, with amino-acid sequence MRCHWRINGSETLMFGNIVRSLGLILLFGASPLSGWAQEPEAKPPAAEKPAAATAVVIPLHGEITPLTGAFLDRKLEEAREMGVDVVIIDIDSPGGFADVSFDIARRLRDLKWAKTVAYVENQAISGAAIAALGCDEIIMRPGAMLGDAGVIAQEILGGPFKYAPEKILSKMVADIREVADAGGRPPALAEAMMHKDVQVFQATHKQDGRVWYYTKAEWDSLPDAEAWQQGKPVMEARENTFLTVTGKRAVELQIANGLADSKTELYEQLGIAKEPTVLAQTGIDTLVWVLNLPLITFLLFVIGLLAIFIEFSAPGLGMGGLVSTLCFGLFFWSRFLGGTSGWLEVTLFAVGLIFIACEIFVIPGFGVPGISGFLLVLGSLVMASRNVVWPESTRDLMQLNKTLATVGASMIAFVVLAMVGSRYLLDFPLFRRIALLPPEVDDQAAAVAVGTAYSASNRPAAWEQVDVGDAGIATSPLRPAGKAAFGDELVDVITEGEFVEAGKGVKIVQKHGTRVVVRSTS; translated from the coding sequence ATGCGTTGCCACTGGCGGATTAATGGAAGCGAGACTCTGATGTTCGGGAATATCGTTCGCAGCCTCGGGCTGATCTTACTGTTTGGAGCTTCGCCGCTGAGCGGCTGGGCTCAGGAACCGGAAGCGAAACCGCCAGCAGCCGAAAAGCCGGCGGCGGCGACCGCTGTCGTGATTCCGTTGCATGGTGAGATCACGCCGCTGACCGGTGCGTTCCTGGATCGCAAGCTGGAAGAGGCTCGCGAGATGGGAGTCGATGTGGTGATCATCGACATCGACAGCCCCGGCGGGTTTGCCGACGTCAGCTTCGATATCGCCCGGCGGCTGCGCGATCTGAAGTGGGCCAAGACGGTCGCCTATGTCGAAAACCAAGCGATCAGCGGAGCGGCGATCGCAGCGCTCGGATGCGACGAGATCATCATGCGCCCCGGCGCGATGTTGGGAGACGCCGGCGTGATCGCTCAAGAGATCTTGGGGGGCCCGTTCAAATACGCTCCCGAAAAAATCCTCAGCAAGATGGTCGCCGACATTCGCGAAGTCGCCGATGCCGGTGGCCGACCGCCAGCGCTTGCCGAAGCGATGATGCATAAGGATGTCCAGGTCTTCCAAGCGACGCACAAACAGGATGGACGCGTTTGGTATTACACCAAAGCCGAATGGGATTCGTTGCCCGACGCGGAGGCTTGGCAGCAGGGCAAGCCGGTGATGGAGGCTCGCGAAAATACGTTTTTAACCGTCACCGGCAAGCGAGCCGTCGAACTGCAGATCGCCAATGGCCTGGCCGATTCCAAAACCGAACTCTACGAACAGTTGGGCATCGCTAAAGAGCCCACGGTGCTCGCCCAAACCGGCATCGATACCTTGGTCTGGGTGCTGAACCTGCCGCTGATTACGTTCCTGTTATTCGTGATCGGTCTGTTGGCGATCTTCATCGAATTCAGTGCCCCCGGTTTGGGAATGGGCGGGCTGGTCTCGACGCTCTGTTTTGGCCTCTTCTTCTGGAGTCGCTTCCTGGGAGGCACATCGGGCTGGTTAGAGGTGACGCTGTTTGCCGTTGGGCTGATCTTCATCGCGTGTGAGATTTTCGTGATTCCAGGCTTTGGTGTTCCCGGGATCTCCGGCTTCCTCCTGGTTCTGGGATCGCTGGTGATGGCGTCCCGAAACGTCGTCTGGCCCGAAAGCACACGCGATCTGATGCAGCTGAACAAGACGCTGGCGACCGTCGGTGCGTCGATGATCGCCTTTGTTGTGTTGGCGATGGTCGGCAGCCGCTATCTGCTGGACTTTCCGCTCTTCCGCCGGATCGCCCTGTTGCCGCCGGAGGTCGACGACCAAGCGGCTGCCGTCGCCGTGGGGACTGCCTACTCCGCTTCGAATCGGCCGGCAGCTTGGGAACAGGTCGACGTCGGCGATGCGGGAATCGCCACCTCACCACTGCGTCCGGCGGGGAAAGCCGCCTTTGGCGACGAACTGGTCGACGTGATCACCGAAGGAGAATTTGTCGAAGCGGGCAAAGGGGTGAAGATCGTTCAGAAGCATGGCACCCGCGTGGTCGTCCGTTCGACCAGCTGA
- a CDS encoding Hsp70 family protein: MATPKHLAVGIDLGTTFSSLAYLDSDGRPQTVPNAEGDLTTPSAVFFDRSRPVVGCEAIEAGTIEPERLALFAKRDVGEQAYEKQIRGESLPPEVVQALVLKKLIDDAQPRLGQITKAVVTVPAFFNEPCRKATQDAGRLIGLEILDIINEPTAAAIAYGVQSGFLASDGTSEHRRRVLVYDLGGGTFDVTVMEIDGMRYRALATAGDVYLGGIDWDARIVDYACEQFMLHHDCDPRDDPALAQELTKKATLAKHALCQRDEFPIVFTHEGHRFKLPLSREKFEFLTSDLVDRTILTMQMAVRDARLSMGELSRIILVGGSTRMPMIQAAVEAATGQQVDRTLSPDEAIGQGAALYAGLLLRSGGSKIAGMSVSNVNSHDLGVLAIENATGRPRRQIMIPRNNGLPAKRTVRFRTHQPDQSSVKIQVVEGGDDSGNDATQIGSCVIDELPDSLPQGTSVDVQFRYSGDGRLRVTATMPDIDRQVRLTLNRDAGLTPDTFDYWRQRIADGMPDSLVDSLAPSQKSEPSRGLDSPDDSRDDQATGFAVRTDAKHAGKKPKAAPPQEAAIATQDAVKSTPESASSAPPMPDFSSLKSMAKKKK; encoded by the coding sequence ATGGCGACTCCAAAACATCTTGCCGTTGGGATCGATCTGGGGACTACGTTTTCATCGCTCGCCTACCTGGACAGCGATGGGCGACCGCAGACCGTTCCCAATGCCGAGGGTGATCTGACAACCCCCAGTGCCGTCTTCTTCGACCGATCGCGACCGGTGGTTGGGTGCGAAGCGATCGAGGCGGGGACGATCGAACCGGAGCGGTTGGCCTTGTTTGCCAAACGGGATGTTGGAGAGCAGGCTTATGAAAAACAGATTCGCGGCGAATCGCTTCCGCCCGAAGTTGTTCAGGCGTTGGTCTTGAAGAAGTTGATCGACGACGCACAGCCGCGACTGGGGCAGATCACCAAAGCCGTGGTGACCGTTCCCGCCTTCTTTAACGAACCGTGCCGCAAGGCGACGCAGGATGCCGGCCGCTTGATCGGTTTGGAAATCCTGGACATCATCAACGAACCGACGGCCGCGGCGATCGCGTATGGCGTGCAGTCGGGATTCCTGGCCAGCGATGGGACCAGCGAACATCGCCGCCGCGTGTTGGTCTACGATCTCGGCGGCGGAACGTTTGACGTGACGGTGATGGAGATCGATGGGATGCGGTACCGGGCGCTGGCAACTGCGGGGGATGTCTATCTGGGCGGGATCGATTGGGATGCACGGATCGTCGACTACGCCTGTGAACAGTTCATGCTTCATCACGATTGCGATCCGCGCGACGATCCCGCGTTGGCTCAAGAGTTGACCAAGAAGGCAACGTTGGCAAAACACGCGTTGTGTCAGCGCGATGAGTTCCCGATCGTGTTCACTCACGAAGGGCATCGGTTCAAGCTGCCGCTGTCGCGGGAGAAGTTTGAGTTTTTGACATCGGACCTTGTCGACCGCACGATTCTGACGATGCAGATGGCGGTCCGCGATGCCCGGCTGTCGATGGGGGAATTGTCGCGGATCATCCTTGTCGGCGGATCGACTCGGATGCCGATGATCCAAGCGGCGGTCGAAGCGGCGACCGGACAGCAGGTCGATCGCACGTTGTCCCCCGACGAAGCGATCGGCCAAGGAGCGGCATTGTACGCGGGGTTGTTGCTGCGCAGCGGAGGGAGCAAGATCGCGGGGATGTCGGTCAGCAACGTCAACTCGCACGACCTGGGCGTTTTGGCGATCGAAAATGCGACCGGACGGCCACGGCGGCAGATCATGATCCCTCGCAACAACGGGCTGCCCGCCAAACGAACGGTTCGCTTTCGCACGCACCAGCCCGACCAAAGCAGCGTCAAGATCCAGGTCGTCGAAGGGGGAGACGATAGCGGCAACGACGCCACGCAGATCGGCAGTTGCGTGATCGACGAACTGCCCGATTCGCTGCCGCAGGGAACTTCGGTCGATGTTCAGTTTCGCTACAGCGGCGATGGACGCTTGCGGGTGACGGCGACGATGCCCGATATCGATCGCCAGGTTCGCTTGACTCTGAATCGCGATGCGGGCCTGACGCCCGACACCTTCGATTATTGGCGGCAGCGAATCGCCGACGGGATGCCCGACAGTTTGGTCGATTCCCTCGCGCCGTCGCAAAAGAGTGAACCTTCGAGGGGCCTGGACAGTCCAGATGATTCGAGGGACGATCAAGCAACGGGGTTTGCCGTGCGAACCGATGCCAAGCATGCTGGCAAGAAGCCCAAGGCGGCCCCACCCCAAGAAGCTGCGATCGCGACGCAGGATGCTGTAAAATCGACTCCCGAATCAGCCTCTTCCGCTCCCCCGATGCCCGATTTTTCGTCGCTGAAAAGCATGGCGAAGAAGAAAAAATAG
- a CDS encoding RAD55 family ATPase has translation MPERLSTGNPTLDQMLGGGLLPGTLTVVAGATGIGKTQLGISYLFAGRSQNEPQGAMLDLSARGDSQNHAGYAQSLFDADWRSVAPDSMPSGSGNEWVFDSEVRMPNALNMLGYSGRRVVRDQMDPDQWNEWQRQLNRSLNKMIGFLYGHLVRGTRRFVIDGIEPSDRPEDSLQMELFEYAYHRVMRQEHDWVARDLLRQDFRHYADQVAAHAYSNSEAACLLLCTTPESMLDQLIDRPLANGDLGALANTLIYMGKIRDGLQMRRGLYIAKHRGSQCDDNVRLFEIDEAGLQLSAS, from the coding sequence ATGCCCGAACGCCTCTCAACCGGAAATCCAACACTCGATCAAATGCTCGGCGGCGGCTTGCTGCCAGGAACACTGACGGTTGTCGCGGGGGCGACCGGGATCGGCAAGACGCAGCTCGGAATCAGCTATCTGTTTGCAGGCCGCTCGCAAAACGAACCGCAAGGCGCGATGCTCGATCTGAGTGCGCGAGGCGATTCGCAAAACCACGCCGGTTATGCCCAAAGTCTGTTCGATGCCGATTGGCGTAGCGTCGCCCCCGACTCGATGCCGTCGGGATCGGGCAACGAGTGGGTGTTTGATTCGGAAGTGCGGATGCCCAACGCGCTGAACATGCTGGGGTATTCCGGACGCCGCGTGGTCCGCGATCAAATGGATCCCGATCAATGGAACGAGTGGCAGCGGCAATTGAACCGCAGCCTGAACAAGATGATTGGATTTCTGTACGGTCACCTGGTTCGCGGCACGCGGCGGTTTGTGATCGATGGGATCGAACCGTCGGATCGTCCGGAGGATTCGCTGCAGATGGAGTTGTTCGAATACGCTTACCATCGCGTGATGCGACAGGAACACGACTGGGTCGCTCGCGATCTGCTGCGACAGGACTTCCGCCACTACGCCGATCAAGTGGCCGCTCACGCTTACAGCAACTCCGAAGCCGCCTGTCTGCTGTTGTGTACAACGCCCGAATCGATGCTCGATCAATTGATCGATCGCCCGCTGGCCAATGGCGACCTGGGCGCGTTGGCAAACACATTGATCTACATGGGCAAGATTCGCGATGGACTGCAGATGCGGCGAGGTCTCTACATCGCCAAGCATCGCGGCAGCCAGTGTGATGACAACGTGCGGTTGTTCGAGATCGATGAGGCCGGCCTGCAGCTATCGGCCAGCTAA
- a CDS encoding polyprenol monophosphomannose synthase — translation MTHSPHMDEHGSVPAARVLVAVCTYNELDSLPELVAGIRAALPSADVLVVDDGSPDGTGDWAADKAVRDPWFTLIQRGRKLGLGSAIVAAMRHASDSGYDFLVNLDGDMSHDPVEIPKLVDVACREQADVVIGSRYVPGGAIEGWPMSRLVISGLLNRVARIALGLQAHDCSGAYRCYRVDTLDKVDLNRIRASGYAMLEEILWLLTHRDAKIVEIPIRFVNRVQGSSKLSLGEAVKSIAMLARIACSPRR, via the coding sequence GTGACCCATTCGCCTCACATGGACGAACATGGCAGTGTGCCGGCGGCACGCGTGTTAGTGGCTGTCTGCACGTATAACGAACTCGACAGCTTGCCCGAATTGGTCGCTGGCATCCGCGCCGCCCTGCCGTCGGCCGACGTGCTGGTCGTCGATGATGGATCGCCCGATGGGACCGGCGACTGGGCTGCCGACAAGGCCGTTCGCGATCCTTGGTTTACATTGATCCAACGCGGCCGCAAGCTCGGCCTCGGCAGCGCGATCGTCGCTGCGATGCGTCACGCCAGCGACTCAGGGTACGACTTCCTGGTCAATCTCGATGGCGACATGAGTCACGACCCGGTCGAAATTCCCAAGCTTGTCGACGTCGCCTGTCGCGAACAGGCCGACGTCGTGATCGGTTCACGCTACGTTCCCGGTGGAGCGATCGAAGGCTGGCCCATGTCGCGATTGGTGATCAGCGGTCTGCTGAATCGTGTCGCTCGGATCGCCTTGGGGCTGCAAGCCCACGACTGCAGCGGAGCGTATCGATGTTATCGCGTCGACACGCTCGATAAAGTCGATCTCAACCGGATCCGTGCTAGCGGGTACGCGATGCTCGAAGAGATCTTGTGGCTGCTGACCCATCGCGATGCAAAGATCGTCGAAATTCCGATTCGCTTCGTCAACCGCGTTCAGGGCTCGTCGAAGCTGAGTCTCGGCGAGGCGGTGAAATCGATCGCCATGCTGGCTCGCATCGCCTGTTCGCCGCGACGCTAA